A genomic window from Luteolibacter sp. LG18 includes:
- a CDS encoding extracellular solute-binding protein, which translates to MKRFAVIVGLLVLIVALPIVMRRENAPVSPDRADDRISILSPHNETIRVEFGRAFAAWWKQRTGRTIYVDWRTPGGTSEIAMVLDAGFKAAKETGREGVGVDVFFGGGQPDFSRQAKEGRLVPLDVFKEHPEWFGEGRVVPSSWTGETYFPADHTWVGCCLSQFGIAANPDVLARLKAPVPARWDDLGDPRFAGAVALADPTKSGSVARAFELLVQEQIQRELKDASVPREHAIAAGWDKGLQLILRMSANARYFTDSASKIPHDVGQGDAAAGMCIDFYGRSYHEELLRADGSSRVEWRAPEGGATYSPDPVAVLKGAPHPEIAQAFVTFCLSAEGQRLWFGAPGSPGGPQERALHRLPIRGDVYSPEILATATIRRNPYTDPGVFTYDRELTGKAFNTLRQFVRIACIDSHPELQRAWKAMAAAGFPPEAMAAFSDVSAFPYATFGKGHPVLDGGDPLASADLASALGERFRANFRRAEALSRSSATPAARQP; encoded by the coding sequence ATGAAACGCTTCGCCGTCATCGTCGGCCTGCTGGTGCTGATCGTCGCGCTGCCCATCGTGATGCGGCGGGAAAACGCGCCGGTGTCGCCGGACCGGGCGGACGACCGCATTTCGATCCTTTCGCCCCACAACGAGACGATCCGCGTCGAGTTCGGGCGGGCATTCGCGGCGTGGTGGAAGCAGCGGACCGGCCGCACGATCTACGTCGACTGGCGTACTCCGGGCGGCACCTCGGAGATCGCGATGGTGCTGGACGCGGGATTCAAGGCGGCGAAGGAGACCGGCCGCGAAGGCGTGGGGGTGGATGTGTTCTTCGGCGGCGGGCAGCCGGATTTCTCGCGTCAGGCGAAGGAGGGGCGGCTGGTGCCGCTGGATGTATTCAAGGAACATCCGGAGTGGTTCGGCGAGGGCCGGGTGGTGCCGTCATCCTGGACCGGCGAAACGTATTTCCCAGCGGACCACACCTGGGTCGGCTGCTGCCTGTCGCAGTTCGGGATCGCGGCGAACCCGGACGTGCTGGCGCGGCTGAAAGCACCGGTGCCCGCGCGCTGGGACGATCTCGGCGACCCGCGATTCGCCGGGGCGGTGGCGCTGGCCGATCCCACCAAGAGCGGCTCGGTGGCGCGCGCGTTTGAGCTGCTGGTGCAGGAGCAGATCCAGCGTGAATTGAAGGATGCGTCCGTGCCGCGGGAACACGCGATCGCCGCCGGGTGGGACAAGGGGCTCCAGCTCATCCTGCGGATGTCCGCGAATGCACGCTACTTCACCGATAGCGCTTCGAAGATCCCGCACGACGTGGGGCAGGGGGATGCCGCCGCGGGGATGTGCATCGATTTCTACGGTCGCTCCTACCACGAGGAACTGCTGCGGGCGGATGGCAGCTCGCGGGTCGAATGGCGGGCTCCGGAGGGCGGGGCCACCTACAGCCCGGACCCGGTGGCGGTCTTGAAAGGCGCGCCGCATCCGGAGATCGCGCAGGCGTTCGTGACCTTCTGCCTGTCCGCGGAAGGGCAACGGCTGTGGTTCGGCGCGCCGGGTTCGCCCGGTGGTCCGCAAGAGCGCGCGCTGCACCGCCTGCCGATCCGCGGGGATGTTTACTCGCCGGAGATCCTCGCCACCGCCACGATCCGGCGGAATCCCTACACCGATCCCGGAGTCTTCACCTACGATCGCGAGCTGACCGGCAAGGCCTTCAACACGCTGCGCCAGTTCGTCCGGATCGCGTGCATCGATTCCCATCCCGAGCTCCAGCGGGCGTGGAAGGCGATGGCCGCCGCCGGGTTCCCCCCGGAGGCGATGGCCGCGTTCTCGGATGTGTCCGCGTTTCCCTACGCCACCTTTGGAAAAGGGCATCCGGTGCTCGATGGCGGCGATCCGCTGGCATCCGCCGATCTCGCTTCCGCCCTCGGCGAACGCTTCCGCGCGAACTTCCGTCGGGCCGAGGCTTTGTCCCGATCGTCCGCCACTCCAGCCGCCCGCCAGCCATGA
- a CDS encoding beta-N-acetylhexosaminidase — MPHRILWVLLWAALPVAAVELPLIPAPVEVAEHEGELLLAPDAPISMEGLPDGSRLVKWMAEALGERGKGARHDGAPGVKFVRENAAPGSPTEAYTLAITRGGIRISGDAAGLFYGTMSLTQLIAASPREDGRVRLKCLTISDAPRFAWRGFMLDESRYFAGETEVKRLLDAMARYKLNRFHWHLTDSPGWRLAIDAYPKLTEVGGRGNEGDPEGKGGARFYTKEQIRGIVKYAAERQIKVIPEIDLPGHADAAVRAYPELDGGGYQKPASPGKWPRFTYNPGSPAVWEFRDKVFREVAELFPDAGMIHFGGDEVHFGWGAWQTFPEVRQLMTRESLADNAAVERWFARETAASLYKLGVHAACWDEITGYGLPADRTTVFWWRHDKPEVLKDALAAGYPVVLCPRRPLYFDFIQNAAHKSGRTWNGFNPIEDVYAFPDTLGLSPEQERQVVGMQACLWTENAASRERREFLVWPRLIAMAESAWTPKTGKSFAGFQRRLHAELPVLRGRGIVPYDPFLDSPEIAGDQAKPVHLDRPQVGGP, encoded by the coding sequence ATGCCACACCGTATTCTATGGGTCTTGTTGTGGGCCGCCCTTCCCGTCGCCGCTGTCGAACTACCGTTGATACCGGCTCCGGTCGAAGTTGCCGAGCATGAAGGAGAGCTGTTGCTGGCTCCGGACGCCCCGATCTCGATGGAAGGCCTGCCCGATGGCAGCCGGTTGGTGAAGTGGATGGCCGAGGCACTGGGGGAGCGCGGAAAGGGTGCCCGCCATGATGGCGCTCCGGGTGTGAAGTTCGTTCGTGAGAACGCCGCTCCGGGCTCGCCGACGGAAGCCTACACACTGGCGATCACCCGTGGGGGAATCCGTATCTCCGGTGATGCCGCTGGTTTGTTCTATGGGACGATGAGCCTCACGCAGTTGATCGCGGCCTCCCCGCGGGAGGATGGCCGGGTTCGCCTGAAATGCCTGACCATCTCCGATGCTCCCCGGTTCGCTTGGCGGGGATTCATGCTCGATGAGAGCCGCTATTTCGCTGGGGAGACCGAAGTGAAACGGCTGCTGGATGCAATGGCCCGCTACAAGCTGAACCGCTTCCATTGGCATCTGACCGATTCCCCCGGATGGCGCCTGGCGATCGACGCCTATCCGAAGCTGACCGAGGTGGGTGGTCGCGGCAACGAGGGCGATCCCGAGGGGAAGGGCGGCGCGCGTTTCTACACCAAGGAGCAGATCCGTGGGATCGTGAAATACGCCGCGGAACGCCAGATCAAGGTCATCCCGGAGATCGACCTGCCGGGGCACGCGGATGCCGCGGTGCGGGCCTATCCGGAATTGGACGGAGGCGGCTATCAAAAGCCGGCTTCCCCGGGAAAATGGCCGAGATTCACCTACAATCCGGGTTCACCGGCCGTGTGGGAGTTCCGCGACAAGGTCTTCCGGGAGGTCGCGGAGTTGTTCCCAGACGCGGGCATGATCCACTTCGGTGGCGATGAGGTGCATTTCGGCTGGGGTGCCTGGCAGACCTTTCCCGAGGTGCGGCAACTGATGACCCGTGAGAGTCTGGCGGACAATGCCGCGGTCGAGCGCTGGTTCGCACGTGAAACGGCTGCCTCCCTGTACAAGCTGGGGGTTCACGCCGCGTGCTGGGATGAAATCACGGGCTACGGGCTGCCAGCGGATCGCACGACGGTTTTCTGGTGGCGGCACGACAAGCCGGAAGTGTTGAAGGACGCCTTGGCCGCGGGATATCCGGTGGTACTTTGCCCACGGCGGCCCTTGTATTTCGACTTCATCCAGAACGCCGCGCACAAGTCCGGACGGACCTGGAATGGATTCAATCCGATTGAGGACGTGTATGCCTTCCCGGATACGCTGGGACTTTCACCGGAACAGGAGCGGCAGGTGGTTGGCATGCAGGCCTGCCTCTGGACGGAGAATGCCGCGAGCCGTGAACGCCGCGAGTTTCTGGTCTGGCCACGGTTGATCGCCATGGCTGAATCCGCCTGGACGCCGAAAACGGGCAAGAGCTTCGCGGGGTTCCAGCGGCGCTTGCACGCGGAACTGCCTGTGTTGAGGGGGAGGGGCATCGTGCCCTACGATCCCTTTCTCGATTCGCCCGAGATTGCGGGTGACCAGGCCAAGCCGGTGCACCTCGACCGCCCTCAAGTGGGCGGTCCGTGA
- a CDS encoding autotransporter-associated beta strand repeat-containing protein, with product MKPTRAVLALLGLTSSALLVPTAFAQSVWDGGGADNKWQTPQNWSTDVAPTASTTTDLQFAGSLQTSASNDYATGADFRNITFAAGASSFTLDGNQFDLFGAVTNSSGTTQTIGTPINLQGASNNIVGSAGAKTIFNGAINYGTGRLFPTTTAHTLVFNAAGTNGGASVTAFAITGPSTMRVNIAGSIIELGNAAALGTGYIQVNANSTLQSNTALTGANAVGNTFMIGAAAILTIGGTSNLELSGSSTTLTSPASTSGGALINAGANRTLAVTNTGTTTVSGKVSLSDAVGTGRTLTVDVASTAGATTISGAIVNYVNPSTGAAGGLTKTGTGTLTLTGANTYTGATTVSAGTLSLSTPYIADTSTLTVATGATLNLTHSATDRVTTLFLGGVKQAIGIYGAIGSGAQFETAFITGTGRIEVANPTWDGGGANGNWSTAANWNGDVAPATTGDTLSFAGTTNLATNNDYITSLGGSATKHAITFNSGAGSFTLAGGDLAITSNYIADNQSANPQTIGNNLTLAGGDNRITLATGAGALTFNGSLALSGARLYLETTNSGTIVLNGASTGGGVTFNSWGITEFRSVLYASNTFPATIVELGNKNALGAPNSSLGGLQSGVQVASELTIRSNTDLSGANAVDKALLVQSAKVLTLSGSNNLQFTGNVYNAGGNGTILVNNTAATTLSGPTYLSNDTTGRLLNVNVAGTAGTTTLSGVIADSWAAGAAAGSLVKLGTGTLVVSGNNTYTGTTTVSAGTLTLTQPYLNDASTVNIASGATLNLTHASTDTVATLVINGVTQGNGVYGAIGSGAAHEVAQITGTGKLQVGAGYSAWSTANAGGQAANLDYDNDGVTNGVEYFLNAAAGVTANPGVVSGKVTWTNGGNIPSGSYGTAFVVQTSPDLTTWTDILANDSNLSNAAGSVQYTLPTGAGKLFVRLKVTPN from the coding sequence ATGAAACCCACCCGCGCCGTACTCGCCCTGCTCGGACTGACCAGCAGCGCCCTCCTCGTCCCCACCGCCTTCGCTCAGAGCGTCTGGGATGGCGGCGGTGCCGACAACAAATGGCAGACGCCCCAGAACTGGAGCACCGACGTGGCCCCCACGGCCTCCACCACCACCGACCTCCAGTTCGCCGGATCGTTGCAGACTTCCGCCAGCAACGACTACGCCACCGGCGCGGACTTCCGGAACATCACCTTCGCCGCGGGAGCGTCCTCGTTCACCCTGGATGGCAACCAGTTCGATCTCTTCGGCGCGGTCACCAACAGCAGCGGCACCACCCAGACGATCGGCACGCCCATCAACCTGCAGGGAGCCTCCAACAACATCGTCGGCTCCGCGGGCGCGAAGACCATCTTCAACGGCGCGATCAACTACGGCACCGGCCGCCTTTTCCCGACCACCACCGCGCACACCCTGGTCTTCAACGCCGCGGGCACCAACGGCGGGGCGAGCGTCACGGCCTTCGCCATCACCGGCCCGTCCACGATGCGCGTCAACATCGCGGGCAGCATCATCGAGCTCGGCAACGCGGCCGCCCTCGGCACCGGCTACATCCAGGTCAACGCGAACTCCACGCTCCAATCGAACACCGCCCTGACCGGAGCCAATGCCGTGGGCAACACCTTCATGATCGGAGCCGCCGCCATCCTCACCATCGGCGGCACCAGCAACCTCGAACTCAGCGGCAGCTCCACCACGCTGACCAGCCCGGCCTCGACCTCCGGCGGCGCCTTGATCAACGCGGGAGCGAACCGCACGCTGGCCGTCACCAACACCGGCACCACCACCGTTTCCGGAAAGGTCTCGCTCTCCGACGCCGTCGGCACCGGCCGCACGCTCACCGTGGATGTGGCCTCCACCGCCGGGGCCACCACCATCAGCGGCGCGATCGTCAACTACGTGAACCCGTCCACCGGCGCGGCGGGCGGCCTGACCAAGACCGGCACGGGCACGCTCACCCTCACCGGCGCGAACACCTACACCGGCGCCACCACCGTCAGCGCGGGCACCCTGAGCCTCTCCACCCCCTACATCGCGGACACCTCCACGCTGACGGTGGCCACCGGAGCCACGCTCAATCTCACCCACTCCGCCACGGACCGCGTCACCACCCTCTTCCTCGGTGGCGTCAAGCAGGCCATCGGCATCTACGGGGCCATCGGTTCCGGAGCGCAGTTTGAAACCGCCTTCATCACCGGCACCGGCCGGATCGAGGTGGCGAACCCGACCTGGGACGGCGGCGGCGCGAATGGCAACTGGAGCACGGCAGCGAACTGGAACGGCGACGTCGCCCCCGCCACCACCGGGGACACGCTCTCCTTCGCGGGCACCACCAACCTGGCCACCAACAACGACTACATCACCAGCCTCGGCGGCAGCGCCACCAAACACGCCATCACCTTCAACTCCGGCGCCGGTTCCTTCACGCTCGCCGGCGGGGACCTCGCCATCACCAGCAACTACATCGCCGACAACCAGAGCGCGAACCCACAGACGATCGGCAACAACCTCACGCTCGCCGGTGGCGACAACCGCATCACGCTCGCCACGGGTGCGGGCGCGTTGACCTTCAATGGCAGCCTCGCGCTCAGCGGTGCACGCCTCTACCTGGAAACCACCAACTCCGGCACCATCGTCCTGAACGGCGCGAGCACCGGCGGCGGCGTGACCTTCAATTCCTGGGGCATCACCGAGTTCCGCTCCGTGCTCTACGCCTCCAACACCTTTCCCGCCACGATCGTCGAGCTGGGCAACAAGAACGCGCTCGGCGCGCCGAACAGCTCCCTCGGCGGACTGCAATCCGGCGTCCAGGTGGCATCGGAACTGACCATCCGCTCGAACACCGACCTGTCCGGAGCCAACGCGGTCGACAAGGCCCTGCTGGTGCAAAGCGCCAAGGTCCTCACGCTCTCCGGGTCCAACAACCTCCAATTCACCGGCAACGTCTACAACGCCGGCGGCAACGGTACCATCCTAGTGAACAACACCGCCGCCACCACCCTCTCCGGCCCCACCTACCTCTCCAACGACACCACCGGACGCCTCCTCAACGTGAACGTCGCGGGCACCGCTGGCACCACCACGCTCAGCGGCGTGATCGCGGACAGTTGGGCCGCGGGCGCGGCGGCCGGCAGCCTGGTCAAGCTCGGCACCGGCACGCTGGTCGTTTCCGGAAACAACACCTACACCGGCACCACCACCGTCAGCGCGGGCACCCTCACCCTCACCCAGCCCTACCTCAACGACGCCTCCACGGTGAACATCGCCAGCGGCGCGACCTTGAACCTCACCCACGCGTCCACCGATACCGTGGCCACCCTGGTGATCAACGGCGTGACCCAGGGCAACGGCGTCTATGGCGCGATCGGTTCCGGAGCCGCCCACGAGGTCGCCCAAATCACCGGCACCGGCAAGCTCCAGGTCGGCGCGGGTTACAGCGCCTGGTCCACCGCCAATGCGGGAGGCCAAGCCGCGAACCTCGACTATGACAACGATGGGGTGACGAACGGCGTGGAGTACTTCCTGAACGCCGCGGCCGGTGTCACCGCTAATCCCGGCGTGGTGTCCGGCAAGGTCACCTGGACCAACGGCGGCAACATCCCCAGCGGCAGCTACGGCACGGCCTTCGTGGTCCAAACCTCCCCGGATCTCACGACCTGGACTGACATCCTCGCCAACGACTCGAACCTCAGCAACGCCGCGGGCTCCGTGCAATACACCCTGCCCACCGGCGCGGGCAAACTGTTCGTCCGCCTCAAGGTGACGCCGAACTGA
- a CDS encoding ABC transporter ATP-binding protein — MESIRAESVVKQFGTVTALAGVSVTVEPGELFFLLGASGCGKTTLLRSIAGLENPTSGAIFFGDRDVTTLPAHKREAAMVFQSYALWPHLTVARNISFGLEERQVPKAEIQRRVGEALEMVRLTGYGERSIDQLSGGQQQRVSLARALVVKPKCLLLDEPLSNLDAQLRVEMRREIRRIVKENGLTAIYVTHDQEEALAMADRMAVMDKGRIEQLGTPGEIYRHPRTAHVASFIGETNLFDGTVVEVVADRVRVKTAAGDLTGRTADPEWKPAAGERVRLSVRPEAWRLDAADGHPIAGTVVERTYLGQRVQYWIETAAGRQQVVELNPHEVREPGGAPVGLQARPDDVVVLKS, encoded by the coding sequence ATGGAATCCATTCGCGCTGAATCAGTCGTCAAACAGTTCGGAACCGTGACCGCGCTCGCGGGGGTGAGCGTGACCGTGGAACCGGGTGAATTGTTTTTCCTGCTGGGGGCCTCCGGCTGCGGAAAAACGACGCTGCTGCGGAGCATCGCGGGGCTGGAAAATCCGACGTCGGGCGCGATTTTTTTCGGCGACCGGGACGTGACGACGCTGCCCGCCCACAAGCGCGAGGCGGCGATGGTGTTCCAGAGCTACGCGCTGTGGCCGCACCTGACGGTGGCGCGGAACATCTCCTTCGGCCTGGAGGAGCGGCAGGTGCCGAAGGCCGAGATCCAGCGGCGGGTGGGGGAGGCGCTGGAAATGGTGCGCCTCACCGGCTACGGCGAGCGCTCGATCGACCAGCTTTCCGGCGGCCAGCAGCAGCGGGTGTCATTGGCACGCGCGCTGGTGGTGAAGCCGAAGTGCCTGCTCCTCGATGAACCGCTTTCGAACCTCGATGCCCAGCTCCGCGTGGAGATGCGCCGCGAGATCCGCCGGATCGTGAAGGAAAACGGCCTGACGGCGATCTATGTGACCCACGACCAGGAGGAGGCGCTGGCGATGGCGGACCGGATGGCGGTGATGGACAAGGGGCGGATCGAGCAGCTCGGGACACCGGGTGAGATCTACCGCCACCCGCGCACCGCCCATGTGGCCTCGTTCATCGGCGAGACGAATCTTTTCGATGGCACGGTGGTGGAGGTGGTGGCGGACCGCGTGCGCGTGAAGACCGCGGCGGGCGATCTGACCGGCCGCACCGCGGATCCGGAGTGGAAGCCGGCGGCGGGCGAACGCGTGCGGCTGTCCGTGCGACCGGAGGCGTGGCGATTGGACGCGGCGGACGGGCATCCCATCGCGGGCACGGTGGTGGAGCGCACCTATCTCGGGCAGCGTGTCCAGTACTGGATCGAGACCGCGGCGGGCCGCCAGCAGGTGGTGGAGCTGAATCCCCATGAGGTCCGCGAGCCGGGCGGGGCTCCTGTCGGTCTCCAGGCGCGTCCGGACGACGTGGTGGTGCTGAAATCCTGA
- a CDS encoding LacI family DNA-binding transcriptional regulator yields the protein MSDSDNSRRVTVRDIAKELGVSHVTVSLALRGRGRISEALRERIREVAERMGYKPDPMLAALASYSRRGNGPKPISSVIAWLNGWRDPAELRTFKEFDLYWKGAFAAAEKFGFRLEEFQFGGGLSAMRLHQILSTRGIKGIVLPPHRTHPDWKDFPWSEYSVIRFGRSLVSPRTHLVTADQVANTMLAFEKMRERGYKRIGFVTDESNFKLRGHLFEGGYLTAQRFVEAKDRLPVFVLNDHAEAHRGEALRAWFDKRKPDAIITNMPEVPALLGSIGLKIPDDVALAGTTQIDIPIGAGIDQHPEEIGRVGILTLISLINDGARGIPRIFRQNLVEGSWVDGDSLPDLHAR from the coding sequence ATGAGCGATTCAGACAACAGCAGGCGGGTCACGGTGCGGGACATCGCGAAGGAGCTGGGGGTCAGCCACGTGACGGTCTCGCTCGCGCTGCGTGGCCGCGGGCGGATCTCCGAGGCGCTGCGGGAACGCATCCGCGAGGTGGCGGAACGCATGGGCTACAAGCCGGACCCGATGCTGGCCGCGCTCGCCAGCTACAGCCGCCGGGGCAACGGCCCGAAGCCGATCTCGTCGGTGATCGCCTGGCTCAATGGCTGGCGGGATCCGGCCGAGCTGAGAACGTTCAAGGAATTCGACCTCTATTGGAAAGGGGCGTTCGCGGCGGCGGAGAAGTTCGGGTTCCGTCTGGAGGAGTTCCAGTTCGGTGGGGGACTCTCGGCGATGCGGCTCCACCAGATCCTCTCCACCCGTGGCATCAAGGGCATCGTGCTGCCGCCCCACCGGACCCATCCGGATTGGAAGGACTTCCCGTGGTCCGAGTATTCGGTGATCCGCTTCGGCCGGTCGCTGGTTTCACCGCGGACCCACCTGGTCACGGCCGACCAGGTGGCGAACACGATGCTGGCTTTCGAGAAGATGCGGGAGCGCGGCTACAAGCGCATCGGGTTCGTGACCGATGAATCGAACTTCAAGCTGCGCGGCCATTTGTTCGAAGGCGGTTATCTCACCGCCCAGCGGTTCGTGGAGGCGAAGGACCGCCTGCCGGTGTTCGTGCTGAACGATCACGCGGAGGCCCACCGCGGCGAGGCGCTGCGGGCGTGGTTCGACAAGCGGAAGCCGGACGCGATCATCACCAACATGCCGGAGGTGCCGGCCTTGCTGGGCTCCATCGGACTGAAGATACCGGATGACGTGGCTTTGGCCGGAACCACGCAGATCGACATCCCCATCGGTGCCGGCATCGACCAGCATCCGGAGGAAATCGGGCGGGTCGGCATTCTCACGCTTATTTCGCTGATCAACGACGGAGCCCGCGGCATCCCGCGGATCTTCCGGCAGAACTTGGTGGAGGGCAGTTGGGTGGACGGCGACAGCTTGCCGGATCTCCACGCGCGCTGA
- a CDS encoding right-handed parallel beta-helix repeat-containing protein — protein MTIHRTLRATLCLASLCPAALSAATATVNPGQSIQAALDAVGNAGGGTVYVQPGNYDITASLKVPNNTRLKGVTTRPVITMAANADKPVILPKTVPFTAVTCDYLSLNGGLTNAQMDAGTYWGAVGIQFGGGNNGTAGYIYNCNMTNCTAGVVMGYVTDGLMQGVNITNCGCTGTTTPGMHNVYISNTDPFRASYCTSTYCRTGMGFKITDFYGDRTETSQIVDHCNFSNNQGGRGTAIYDISPIVFKNNTCDNNTQSGINMIRCGNVTLTDNHATGNPDQADVSYDIWLNNCTATTISGNVYGTKRGF, from the coding sequence ATGACCATCCATCGCACCCTGCGCGCCACGCTGTGCCTCGCCTCCCTCTGTCCGGCCGCCTTGTCCGCCGCCACCGCCACCGTGAACCCCGGCCAGAGCATCCAGGCCGCGCTCGATGCCGTCGGCAATGCCGGTGGCGGCACCGTCTATGTCCAGCCCGGCAACTACGACATCACCGCCTCGCTGAAGGTCCCGAACAACACCCGGCTCAAGGGCGTGACCACCCGCCCGGTCATCACCATGGCCGCGAACGCCGACAAGCCGGTGATCCTGCCGAAGACCGTGCCCTTCACCGCCGTGACCTGCGATTACCTCTCGCTCAACGGCGGCCTGACCAATGCCCAAATGGACGCCGGCACCTACTGGGGCGCGGTGGGCATCCAGTTCGGCGGCGGCAACAACGGCACCGCGGGCTACATCTACAACTGCAACATGACGAACTGCACCGCCGGCGTGGTGATGGGCTACGTCACCGACGGACTGATGCAGGGCGTGAACATCACCAACTGCGGCTGCACCGGCACCACCACCCCGGGCATGCACAACGTCTACATCAGCAACACCGATCCCTTCCGCGCCAGCTACTGCACCTCCACCTACTGCCGCACCGGCATGGGATTCAAGATCACCGACTTCTACGGTGACCGCACCGAGACCAGCCAGATCGTGGACCACTGCAACTTCAGCAACAACCAGGGCGGCCGCGGCACGGCCATCTACGACATCTCCCCGATCGTCTTCAAAAACAACACCTGCGACAACAACACCCAGAGCGGCATCAACATGATCCGCTGCGGCAATGTCACGCTCACGGACAACCACGCCACCGGCAACCCCGACCAGGCGGACGTGTCCTACGACATCTGGCTGAACAACTGCACGGCCACCACCATCAGCGGCAACGTCTACGGCACGAAGCGCGGCTTCTAA
- a CDS encoding iron ABC transporter permease — protein sequence MKRGPALMILALTALLFAVFFLYPAGTVVKQAFIRPSDGAFTWDFLAAVFRNDVYREGLWNALVLGLASTAVTLLVAFPMALAAHRHDFFGKRVLGALVLVPMILPPFVGAVGIKQMLGVEGALNALLIRCGLMDAAMPHDWLAHGRFAGIVLMNALHLYPILYLNIAAALSNLDPAMEQAAENLGASPWRRFRRVTLPLAMPGVFAGASVVFIWAFTELGVPLVFDFGRVAPVQIYDGIKGLDKNPVPYALTTILLVVAAVIFAGSKMILGRSAQGSAPRPKGRSTASRARGWKAVACPLLFLGVFLAASLPHCGVVLLSLSERWYGSVLPQHLTLRHYIEALGNGLVVPSIENSLVYASAATGVAAVIGLAAAWVVVRSNLRFRNALDAMLMLPLAVPGLVMAFGYLALSQEGKPFHFLVGPGGTPFFLLVAAYAIRRMPYILRSAVAGLQQSNPALEEAAASLGATPLRMLRRVAIPLIGANLAAGSILAFAFAMLEVSDSLILAQQAQHYPITKAIYSLLSTLGNGTELAAALGVWSMAFLSVAIIGATVLGGKRGGVFKL from the coding sequence ATGAAACGCGGACCCGCTCTGATGATCCTCGCCCTCACCGCGCTGCTGTTCGCGGTGTTCTTCCTCTATCCCGCGGGCACCGTGGTGAAGCAGGCGTTCATACGGCCATCGGATGGCGCGTTCACTTGGGACTTCCTCGCCGCGGTGTTCCGGAACGACGTTTACCGCGAGGGGCTGTGGAACGCGCTGGTGCTCGGGCTGGCCAGCACTGCCGTCACTTTGTTGGTGGCATTCCCGATGGCGCTCGCCGCGCACCGGCATGACTTTTTCGGCAAGCGGGTGCTCGGTGCGCTGGTGCTGGTGCCGATGATCCTGCCGCCGTTTGTCGGCGCGGTGGGGATCAAGCAGATGCTCGGCGTGGAAGGCGCGCTCAATGCGCTGCTGATCCGCTGCGGGCTGATGGACGCGGCGATGCCGCACGACTGGCTGGCGCACGGCCGCTTCGCCGGCATCGTGCTGATGAACGCGCTGCACCTGTATCCGATCCTCTATCTGAACATCGCCGCGGCGCTTTCGAATCTCGACCCGGCGATGGAGCAGGCGGCGGAGAACCTGGGGGCCTCGCCGTGGCGGAGGTTCCGGCGGGTCACGCTGCCGCTGGCCATGCCCGGCGTGTTCGCGGGGGCGTCGGTGGTGTTCATCTGGGCCTTCACGGAGCTGGGCGTGCCACTGGTGTTCGACTTCGGGCGGGTGGCCCCGGTGCAGATCTACGATGGTATCAAGGGCCTCGACAAAAACCCGGTGCCCTACGCGCTGACCACGATCCTGCTGGTGGTGGCGGCGGTGATCTTTGCGGGTTCGAAGATGATCCTCGGGCGCTCGGCGCAGGGCAGTGCGCCGCGGCCGAAGGGGCGCTCGACCGCGAGCCGTGCCCGCGGCTGGAAGGCGGTGGCCTGCCCGCTGCTGTTCCTCGGCGTGTTCCTCGCGGCCTCGCTGCCGCACTGCGGCGTGGTGCTGCTGTCGCTTTCGGAAAGGTGGTATGGCTCGGTCCTGCCGCAGCACCTCACGCTCCGCCATTACATCGAGGCGCTGGGCAACGGGCTGGTGGTGCCCTCGATCGAGAATAGCCTGGTTTATGCTTCCGCGGCCACAGGCGTGGCGGCGGTCATCGGGCTCGCCGCGGCGTGGGTGGTGGTGCGTTCGAACCTCAGGTTCCGGAACGCGCTCGATGCGATGCTCATGCTGCCGCTGGCGGTGCCCGGGCTGGTGATGGCCTTCGGCTACCTGGCGCTGTCGCAGGAGGGGAAGCCGTTCCATTTCCTGGTGGGGCCGGGCGGCACGCCGTTCTTCCTGCTGGTGGCGGCGTATGCGATACGGCGGATGCCGTACATCCTGCGCTCGGCGGTGGCCGGACTCCAGCAGAGCAATCCGGCGCTGGAGGAGGCCGCGGCCTCGCTCGGGGCCACGCCGCTGCGGATGCTCCGCCGCGTGGCGATCCCGCTGATCGGCGCGAACCTCGCCGCCGGGTCGATCCTCGCCTTCGCCTTCGCCATGCTGGAGGTGAGCGACAGCCTGATCCTCGCCCAGCAGGCGCAGCATTACCCGATCACCAAGGCGATCTACAGCCTGCTCAGCACGCTCGGAAACGGCACCGAACTGGCGGCCGCGCTCGGCGTGTGGTCGATGGCGTTCCTGTCCGTGGCCATCATCGGCGCGACGGTGCTGGGCGGGAAGCGCGGCGGGGTTTTCAAGTTGTAA